Part of the Halodesulfurarchaeum formicicum genome is shown below.
GTGAGCAGCGTGGGGTTCCCGTACTCGAGGACGACGACCGTTCGGTCGTCATGGCCAACACGGACCGGATCATCGAGTACGTCGAGACGACGCTTGCATGACGGTCTACACCGGGCGGGGTGACGAGGGACAAACCGATCTCTTCGACGGGTCACGAGTGGCAAAGACCAATTTGCGGGTGCAAGCCTACGGGACGGTCGACGAACTCAACGCCCTGGTCGGGATGGTACGCCCAACCGGTTACGCTGATATCGACGAGCGCCTGGAAAGGGTACAGAACCAGCTACACATTCTGCAGGCCGTGCTCGCGAACCCCGAAACAGGAGGCGAACCGGCGATCGACGATTCGCACGTCCAGACATTGGAGTCGTGGATCGACGACATCGAAGCGGAACTCGAGCCCCAGCAGGAGTTCATTCTTCCCGGGGGCGGAGCGGCCGGATCGCGGTTACATCACGCCAGGACAGTCTGTCGACGGGCTGAACGGCAGGTTA
Proteins encoded:
- a CDS encoding cob(I)yrinic acid a,c-diamide adenosyltransferase — encoded protein: MTVYTGRGDEGQTDLFDGSRVAKTNLRVQAYGTVDELNALVGMVRPTGYADIDERLERVQNQLHILQAVLANPETGGEPAIDDSHVQTLESWIDDIEAELEPQQEFILPGGGAAGSRLHHARTVCRRAERQVMALTEAEDVEQAPLVYLNRLSDLLFVTARLANKRDGVDEVHPTY